In Archangium violaceum, the following are encoded in one genomic region:
- a CDS encoding AMP-binding protein yields the protein MSLPELNVTQVFTGKRLLFAGSTGFVGKVTLSMLLSRYGEVLDKLYVLVRKGSAPSAERRFFDKVATSEPFQPLRDTYGDEGALEFIRRKVEVLDGDITDPLMGLTPEQADALTGKVAAIINCAGLVSFNPSLEVGLNVNTHGVKYTVELALKWGVPLVHMSTAFVAGNRSGLVFEDEDVVGYFPRKDELDGRDFSLEQELADAEKIVARLREQADDKALASLFRKKALERLEQEGRDATDEKTLRLAVGRERKLWLSGELVRAGMERAKHWGWPNTYTYTKSLGEQVMASTPGLRYAIVRPSIVESAQHFPFPGWNEGFTTSAPLAFAGIKGHRNIPAGERAILDIIPVDQVAGATIGITAHSIQVEERRVYHLSSGDVNPFYASRSIELVGLYRRRYYRNKETGNALLNELRSRVEPMPVSRPVFENLSAPMFVKGARFLRQVIDEVKPAWGAPAVQAVLERAREKLDDVENQAMSLVGLIELFLPFLYDNRYVFRCDNTRSVYARMDHHDRVRIPWAPEAIDWRVYFLDTHLPGLEKWVFPGLEEETKKRTVIPANRDLLEMLEASVNAWRHRVAFRYAADEKEERLTYGEVNRYANRVGSFLLKEGVKRGERVMILSENRPEWPVSYFGILRAGGTAVPVDPSLTETEVVNIARRSEAKVLLLSEQTAEDLPGIQASLAAAGLSTRVASLAEAMSGDPAYPDNIGPVRRTAAADDVASLIFTSGTTGTPKGVMLTHRNFASLIAKLAGAFDVGVGDGVLSVLPLHHTFEFSAGFLTPFSRGTEITYIDELTSDRLGEVFETGRVSAMIGVPALWQLLHRKVTQEMASRPPLVEQALKSLMAAHGELRNRSSLNLGKLLFWPVHRKFGGKIKFLVSGGSALPDDVHKAFHQMGFNIIEGYGLTEAAPVLTVSETRVNKRQPGTVGKALPGIELRILDPDNEGIGEVLARGPNVMTGYFGDKESTEAVLKEGWLYTGDLGRLDAEGRLYLMGRKKDVIIDANGKNVYPDELEEVYGPHAHIKELSIVGLPDEAGGEKVACLCVPDYKDRPREEVRRELEEHFRKTGMEMPFYRRVKVLRFWDGELPRTSSRKVKRKVVVEELKRLERLASSGEKAREKVQSTGGVADWLYPLIAEVVNKPLADIRPEARLSVDLGLDSLMLTELSVALEQAGVPLPAVNDLTHVQTVDDLRKLVVASGRRPAVETRAKDISREAEKSEEVEIPVPEPLVAVGRQLVRLGQQAIFGGMFDVKVTGEPFIPMNRNFLVIANHTSHLDMGLIKVVLGEQGQRLTTLAARDYFFDTPLKRAYFENFTDLIPMDRHGSLRESLRMAGSALQQGFNLLIFPEGTRSTTGELLEFKPTLGYLALTYKVDVLPIYVKGAYEALPKGRMLPKSRDLGAHIGPALTYEMLRAKTQGMARSESYRYATKLAEDSIRALAAGRVLSFAESATVEEQRRALSSGGSES from the coding sequence ATGAGTCTCCCCGAGCTGAACGTCACCCAGGTCTTCACCGGCAAGCGCCTGCTCTTCGCGGGCTCCACCGGCTTCGTGGGCAAGGTCACCCTGTCCATGCTCCTGTCGCGCTACGGCGAGGTGCTGGACAAGCTCTATGTGCTGGTGCGCAAGGGCAGTGCCCCGTCCGCCGAGCGGCGCTTCTTCGACAAGGTGGCCACCAGCGAGCCCTTCCAGCCGCTGCGCGACACCTACGGCGATGAGGGCGCCCTGGAGTTCATCCGCCGCAAGGTGGAGGTGCTCGACGGCGACATCACCGACCCGCTCATGGGCCTCACCCCCGAGCAGGCGGATGCGCTCACCGGCAAGGTGGCCGCCATCATCAACTGCGCGGGTCTGGTGTCCTTCAACCCCTCGCTGGAGGTGGGCCTCAACGTCAACACCCACGGCGTGAAGTACACCGTGGAGCTGGCGCTCAAGTGGGGCGTGCCGCTGGTGCACATGTCCACCGCCTTCGTGGCCGGCAACCGCAGCGGGCTCGTCTTCGAGGACGAGGACGTGGTGGGCTACTTCCCGCGCAAGGACGAGCTGGACGGGCGCGACTTCAGCCTGGAGCAGGAGCTCGCGGACGCGGAGAAGATCGTCGCCCGGCTGCGCGAGCAGGCGGATGACAAGGCGCTGGCGTCCCTCTTCCGCAAGAAGGCGCTGGAGCGGCTGGAGCAGGAGGGCCGCGACGCCACGGACGAGAAGACGCTGCGGCTGGCGGTGGGCCGCGAGCGCAAGCTGTGGCTGTCCGGCGAGCTGGTGCGCGCCGGCATGGAGCGGGCCAAGCACTGGGGCTGGCCCAACACGTACACGTACACCAAGAGCCTGGGCGAGCAGGTGATGGCCAGCACGCCGGGCCTGCGCTACGCCATCGTCCGGCCCTCCATCGTGGAGTCCGCCCAGCACTTCCCCTTCCCGGGGTGGAACGAGGGCTTCACCACGTCGGCGCCGCTGGCCTTCGCCGGCATCAAGGGCCACCGCAACATCCCCGCGGGCGAGCGCGCCATCCTGGACATCATCCCGGTGGATCAGGTGGCCGGCGCCACCATCGGCATCACCGCGCACTCCATCCAGGTGGAGGAGCGGCGCGTCTACCACCTGTCCAGCGGTGACGTGAATCCGTTCTACGCCAGCCGCTCCATCGAGCTGGTGGGCCTGTACCGGCGCCGCTACTACCGCAACAAGGAGACGGGCAACGCGCTGCTCAACGAGCTGCGCTCGCGCGTCGAGCCGATGCCGGTGAGCCGCCCGGTGTTCGAGAACCTCAGCGCCCCCATGTTCGTCAAGGGCGCGCGCTTCCTGCGTCAGGTCATCGACGAGGTGAAGCCCGCCTGGGGCGCGCCCGCGGTGCAGGCCGTGCTGGAGCGCGCCCGCGAGAAGCTGGACGACGTGGAGAACCAGGCCATGAGCCTGGTGGGGCTCATCGAGCTCTTCCTCCCCTTCCTCTACGACAACCGCTACGTCTTCCGCTGCGACAACACCCGCTCGGTGTACGCGCGGATGGACCACCATGACCGGGTCCGCATCCCCTGGGCCCCGGAGGCCATCGACTGGCGCGTCTACTTCCTCGACACCCACCTGCCCGGCCTGGAGAAGTGGGTGTTCCCCGGCCTCGAGGAGGAGACGAAGAAGCGCACCGTCATCCCCGCGAACAGGGACCTGTTGGAGATGCTCGAGGCCAGCGTCAACGCGTGGCGCCACCGGGTGGCCTTCCGCTACGCCGCCGACGAGAAGGAGGAGCGTCTCACCTACGGCGAGGTCAACCGCTACGCCAACCGCGTGGGCAGCTTCCTCCTGAAGGAAGGCGTGAAGCGCGGCGAGCGGGTGATGATCCTCTCGGAGAACCGGCCCGAGTGGCCCGTCTCCTACTTCGGCATCCTCCGCGCGGGCGGCACCGCCGTGCCGGTGGATCCGAGCCTCACCGAGACCGAGGTGGTCAACATCGCCCGCCGCTCCGAGGCGAAGGTGCTGCTGCTCTCGGAGCAGACCGCCGAGGACCTCCCCGGCATCCAGGCGTCGCTCGCCGCCGCGGGCCTGTCCACGCGCGTGGCCAGCCTCGCCGAGGCGATGAGCGGTGACCCGGCGTACCCGGACAACATCGGGCCGGTGCGCCGCACGGCCGCCGCGGACGACGTGGCCAGCCTCATCTTCACCTCGGGCACCACGGGCACGCCCAAGGGCGTGATGCTCACCCACCGCAACTTCGCCTCGCTCATCGCGAAGCTGGCGGGTGCCTTCGACGTGGGCGTGGGCGACGGCGTCCTCTCCGTGCTGCCGCTGCACCACACCTTCGAGTTCTCCGCCGGCTTCCTCACGCCCTTCTCGCGCGGCACGGAGATCACGTACATCGACGAGCTGACCTCGGACCGGCTGGGCGAGGTGTTCGAGACGGGCCGCGTGTCGGCGATGATCGGCGTGCCCGCGCTGTGGCAGTTGCTGCACCGCAAGGTGACGCAGGAGATGGCGAGCCGGCCGCCACTGGTGGAGCAGGCGCTCAAGTCGCTCATGGCGGCGCACGGCGAGCTGCGCAACCGCAGCAGCCTCAACCTGGGCAAGCTGCTCTTCTGGCCGGTGCACCGCAAGTTCGGCGGGAAGATCAAGTTCCTGGTGTCGGGAGGCTCGGCGCTGCCGGACGACGTGCACAAGGCCTTCCACCAGATGGGCTTCAACATCATCGAGGGCTATGGCCTCACCGAGGCGGCCCCGGTGCTGACGGTGTCCGAGACGCGCGTCAACAAGCGCCAGCCCGGCACGGTGGGCAAGGCGCTGCCCGGCATCGAGCTGCGCATCCTCGACCCGGACAACGAGGGCATCGGCGAGGTGCTTGCCCGCGGCCCCAACGTGATGACGGGCTACTTCGGGGACAAGGAGTCCACCGAAGCCGTCCTCAAGGAGGGCTGGCTGTACACCGGTGACCTGGGCCGCCTGGACGCCGAGGGCCGGCTGTACCTGATGGGCCGCAAGAAGGACGTCATCATCGATGCCAACGGGAAGAACGTGTACCCGGACGAGCTCGAGGAGGTGTACGGCCCCCACGCGCACATCAAGGAGCTGTCCATCGTCGGTCTGCCCGACGAGGCCGGCGGCGAGAAGGTCGCCTGCCTGTGCGTGCCCGACTACAAGGACCGGCCGCGCGAGGAGGTGCGCCGCGAGCTGGAGGAGCACTTCCGCAAGACGGGCATGGAGATGCCCTTCTACCGCCGCGTGAAGGTGCTGCGCTTCTGGGACGGTGAGCTGCCGCGCACCTCGTCGCGCAAGGTGAAGCGCAAGGTGGTGGTGGAGGAGCTCAAGCGGTTGGAGCGGCTGGCCTCCTCGGGCGAGAAGGCCCGCGAGAAGGTGCAGAGCACCGGCGGCGTCGCCGACTGGCTCTACCCGCTCATCGCCGAGGTGGTGAACAAGCCCCTCGCCGACATCCGCCCCGAGGCCCGTCTCTCCGTGGACCTGGGTCTGGATTCGCTGATGCTCACCGAGCTCTCGGTGGCCCTGGAGCAGGCCGGTGTGCCGCTGCCCGCGGTGAACGATTTGACGCACGTGCAGACGGTGGACGACCTGCGCAAGCTGGTGGTCGCCAGCGGGCGCCGCCCCGCCGTGGAGACGCGCGCCAAGGACATCTCCCGCGAGGCCGAGAAGTCCGAGGAGGTCGAGATTCCGGTGCCGGAGCCGCTGGTGGCGGTGGGCCGGCAGCTGGTGCGGCTCGGACAGCAGGCCATCTTCGGCGGCATGTTCGACGTGAAGGTGACGGGCGAGCCGTTCATCCCGATGAACCGCAACTTCCTCGTCATCGCCAACCACACGAGCCACCTGGACATGGGGCTCATCAAGGTGGTGCTCGGCGAGCAGGGACAGCGGCTCACCACGCTCGCGGCGCGCGACTACTTCTTCGACACGCCCCTCAAGCGCGCGTACTTCGAGAACTTCACCGACCTCATCCCCATGGACCGGCACGGCTCGCTGCGCGAGTCGCTGCGCATGGCCGGCAGCGCCCTGCAGCAGGGCTTCAACCTGCTCATCTTCCCCGAGGGCACCCGCTCGACCACCGGGGAGCTGCTCGAGTTCAAGCCCACCCTGGGGTACCTCGCGCTCACCTACAAGGTGGACGTGCTGCCCATCTACGTGAAGGGCGCCTACGAGGCGCTGCCCAAGGGCCGCATGCTGCCCAAGTCGCGCGACCTGGGTGCCCACATCGGGCCCGCGCTGACGTACGAGATGCTGCGCGCCAAGACGCAGGGCATGGCGCGCTCGGAGAGCTACCGCTACGCCACGAAGCTGGCCGAGGACTCCATCCGGGCGCTCGCCGCCGGCCGGGTGCTGAGCTTCGCGGAGTCCGCCACGGTGGAGGAGCAGCGCCGCGCGCTGTCCTCGGGAGGGAGTGAGTCGTGA
- a CDS encoding NAD-dependent epimerase/dehydratase family protein — protein MKLLVTGGTGFLGAHLVPKLVAAGHEVRLIGRSKPAGPAFEKAEYVRGDLKDREAVRRALQGVQAVYHLAGLVSFQDKDARRMYELHVDATRELLHDVREAGVQRVILASTSGTIAVSKEERVGTEDDGYPITVVGRWPYYLSKIYEEKLALEYCRKHAIPLVVLNPSLLMGPGDDRLSSTWTVMKFLQGEIPAMPGGGMSFVDARDAADAFVNALTRGEVYGRHLMGVNLTMSDFFHRLERLSGVAAPRLKLPAQVNVLGAKLLERVAKWRGTKPTLDPQEVDIGEHWFWLDASKAEHELGFQARDVHETLHDTVQYLYTRMAPGHLPGTKGRIEGLREGT, from the coding sequence GTGAAGCTGCTCGTCACCGGAGGCACCGGTTTCCTGGGCGCGCATCTGGTGCCCAAATTGGTGGCCGCGGGCCATGAGGTGCGTCTCATCGGCCGCTCGAAGCCCGCGGGTCCGGCCTTCGAGAAGGCGGAGTACGTCCGCGGGGATTTGAAGGACCGCGAGGCGGTGCGGCGTGCACTGCAGGGCGTGCAGGCCGTCTACCACCTGGCGGGGCTCGTCTCCTTCCAGGACAAGGACGCCCGGCGCATGTACGAGCTGCATGTGGACGCCACGCGCGAGCTGCTGCATGACGTGCGCGAGGCCGGTGTCCAGCGCGTCATCCTCGCCTCCACCTCGGGCACCATCGCCGTGTCCAAGGAGGAGCGCGTCGGCACCGAGGACGACGGCTACCCCATCACCGTGGTGGGCCGCTGGCCGTACTACCTGTCGAAGATCTACGAGGAGAAGCTCGCGCTGGAGTACTGCCGCAAACACGCCATCCCCCTCGTGGTGCTCAACCCGAGCCTGCTCATGGGCCCGGGAGATGACCGGCTGAGCTCCACGTGGACGGTGATGAAGTTCCTCCAGGGAGAGATTCCCGCCATGCCCGGCGGGGGCATGTCCTTCGTGGACGCGCGGGACGCGGCGGATGCGTTCGTGAACGCGCTGACGCGCGGCGAGGTGTACGGCCGTCACCTGATGGGCGTGAACCTGACGATGTCGGACTTCTTCCACCGGCTGGAGCGCCTGTCGGGCGTGGCCGCGCCGAGGTTGAAGCTGCCCGCACAGGTGAACGTGCTCGGCGCGAAGCTGCTGGAGCGGGTGGCGAAGTGGCGTGGGACGAAGCCCACCCTGGACCCCCAGGAAGTGGACATCGGCGAGCACTGGTTCTGGCTGGACGCCTCGAAGGCCGAGCACGAGCTGGGCTTCCAGGCCCGCGACGTCCACGAGACGCTGCACGACACGGTGCAGTACCTGTACACGCGCATGGCTCCTGGCCACCTGCCGGGCACCAAGGGTCGGATCGAGGGGCTGCGCGAGGGGACCTGA
- a CDS encoding GGDEF domain-containing protein, whose amino-acid sequence MAGDETRVTKISSIKELANDPVETECCIVQIHGPELGKKYTLQESEFTIGREEGNHIVVDLDNVSRKHARILRRQGRMFVQDLGSTNGTYLNDQEVTQETPLRSGDLIKVGGSIFKFLTGDNVELQYHETIYTLTIVDGLTGVNNKRYFLEYLEREMGRCHRYGRPLTLAMFDIDFFKKINDVHGHLAGDYVLRELAQTIKRLVRKEQCFARYGGEEFALVVPEDGGDKARIFAEKIRRSIEEKQFAFENQEIPVTLSIGVADMTPDMVEPLQFIKVADANLYKAKKTGRNRVVG is encoded by the coding sequence ATGGCTGGCGACGAAACCCGAGTAACCAAGATCTCCTCGATCAAGGAGCTCGCCAATGATCCGGTCGAGACGGAATGCTGCATCGTGCAGATTCACGGGCCGGAGCTGGGGAAGAAGTACACGCTCCAGGAGAGCGAGTTCACCATCGGGCGTGAAGAGGGCAACCACATCGTGGTGGACCTCGACAACGTCTCGCGCAAGCACGCGCGCATCCTCCGCAGGCAGGGGAGGATGTTCGTGCAGGATCTGGGCTCCACCAACGGCACCTACCTGAACGACCAGGAGGTGACGCAGGAGACGCCGCTGCGCAGTGGGGATTTGATCAAGGTGGGCGGCTCCATCTTCAAGTTCCTCACCGGCGACAACGTGGAGCTGCAGTACCACGAGACCATCTACACGCTGACGATCGTGGATGGCCTGACCGGGGTGAACAACAAGCGCTACTTCCTCGAGTACCTGGAGAGGGAGATGGGGCGCTGCCACCGCTACGGGCGCCCGCTGACGCTGGCGATGTTCGACATCGACTTCTTCAAGAAGATCAACGATGTGCACGGGCACCTGGCGGGTGACTACGTGCTGCGCGAGCTGGCGCAGACCATCAAGCGGCTGGTGCGCAAGGAGCAGTGCTTCGCGCGCTACGGTGGCGAGGAGTTCGCGCTGGTGGTCCCCGAGGACGGTGGGGACAAGGCGCGCATCTTCGCGGAGAAGATCCGCCGGTCCATCGAGGAGAAGCAGTTCGCCTTCGAGAACCAGGAGATTCCCGTCACGCTGTCCATCGGGGTGGCGGACATGACGCCGGACATGGTGGAGCCGCTACAGTTCATCAAGGTGGCGGACGCCAACCTGTACAAGGCGAAGAAGACCGGGCGTAACCGGGTGGTCGGCTAG
- the glgC gene encoding glucose-1-phosphate adenylyltransferase has product MAKTLAMILAGGAGTRLEPLTRERAKPAVPFGGRYRIIDFVLSNFANSGIYRMKVLTQYKSDSLNKHLSRAWRMTAFLGHYVETVPAQMRTGMDWYKGSVDAIYQNLNIITDEEPDYIFVFGADHVYRMDCQQMLDFHVERKATCTVAAIPVPIEEGKEFGIIDVGPDGRMRGFVEKPKNPPPMPGNPRMCLASMGNYLFSTDSLVKEVVRDAADEASAHDFGKSIISQLYKREPVYVYDFAQNVLAGQEEKERGYWRDVGNIDTYYQSNMDLVEVDPIFNLYNDRWPIYTQPNNFPPAKFVFADRENNRVGHATDSLVSEGCIISGGHVNRSVLSPKVRVNSFSEVQDSILFENVTIGRRCRIRRAIIDKNVEIPPGMTIGYDLEEDRRRFHVTPGGVVVIPKGMKVA; this is encoded by the coding sequence ATGGCCAAGACGCTGGCAATGATCCTCGCAGGGGGCGCCGGAACCCGGCTGGAACCCCTCACTCGTGAACGCGCCAAGCCAGCCGTTCCCTTCGGCGGGCGCTACCGCATCATCGATTTCGTGCTGTCCAACTTCGCCAACTCCGGCATCTACCGGATGAAGGTGCTCACCCAGTACAAGAGCGACTCGCTCAACAAGCACCTGTCCCGGGCCTGGCGCATGACGGCCTTCCTCGGCCATTACGTCGAAACCGTGCCCGCCCAGATGCGGACCGGCATGGACTGGTACAAGGGCAGCGTCGACGCCATCTACCAGAACCTCAACATCATCACCGACGAGGAGCCCGACTACATCTTCGTCTTCGGCGCCGACCACGTCTACCGCATGGACTGCCAGCAGATGCTGGACTTCCACGTGGAGCGCAAGGCCACCTGCACCGTGGCCGCCATCCCCGTCCCCATCGAGGAGGGCAAGGAGTTCGGCATCATCGACGTGGGCCCGGACGGGCGCATGCGCGGCTTCGTGGAGAAGCCCAAGAACCCGCCCCCCATGCCCGGCAACCCCCGGATGTGCCTGGCCTCCATGGGCAACTACCTCTTCTCCACCGACTCGCTCGTCAAGGAGGTGGTGCGCGACGCCGCCGACGAGGCCAGCGCCCATGACTTCGGCAAGTCCATCATCAGCCAGCTCTACAAGCGCGAGCCCGTCTACGTGTACGACTTCGCCCAGAACGTCCTCGCCGGCCAGGAGGAGAAGGAGCGCGGCTACTGGCGGGATGTGGGGAATATCGACACCTACTACCAGTCCAACATGGACCTGGTGGAGGTGGACCCCATCTTCAACCTCTACAACGACCGCTGGCCCATCTACACCCAGCCCAACAACTTCCCCCCGGCCAAGTTCGTCTTCGCCGACCGGGAGAACAACCGCGTGGGCCACGCCACCGACTCGCTGGTGAGCGAGGGGTGCATCATCTCCGGCGGCCATGTGAACCGCTCGGTGCTCTCACCCAAGGTGCGCGTCAACTCGTTCTCCGAGGTGCAGGACTCCATCCTCTTCGAGAACGTCACCATCGGCCGGCGCTGCCGCATCCGCCGCGCCATCATCGACAAGAACGTGGAGATTCCTCCCGGGATGACCATCGGCTACGACCTGGAGGAGGACCGCCGCCGCTTCCACGTCACCCCGGGCGGCGTCGTCGTCATCCCCAAGGGCATGAAGGTGGCCTGA
- a CDS encoding RtcB family protein yields MQPKLNRLLRALAREGLDVTYDGRVYTVRLQGDENAPPAEVLLPPDLPVEGKAFQQLAALAALKHPGGGSVKRVRATPDFHPGDSGVAIGSVVHTEGLVVPAAVGTDINCGMRLHVADIPVEAFLARRDAFVERMKGHYFFGTRDVALGSRAVEALLRDGLPGWLLETLEAPLGVVAKADLGQLDRESMRVHLGGALEGDPSWAPTGLRREGVVRDPGLATIGGGNHFVEVQRVEAVLDRARAWEWGVREGQLAFMVHSGSRDMGKHVGLTWLERARAAWPVGAPFPESGILPLADPALVREYLRAEATAANYAFLNRLLLAELLRLTLRELFGDVEAPLVYDVPHNLTLPWEGGWLARKGACPAEAEQPVIIPGSMGAASYLMVGLGNSEALASASHGAGRARSRFSMARGGADQREEVLGLRGVDCITLRAERRIEEAPAAYKPIGPVVASQVEAGIVREVARLAPLMTFKA; encoded by the coding sequence ATGCAGCCGAAACTGAACCGGCTCCTGCGGGCGCTCGCCCGTGAGGGGCTCGATGTGACGTACGACGGTCGTGTCTACACGGTGCGCCTCCAGGGCGATGAGAACGCGCCGCCCGCCGAGGTGCTCCTCCCACCGGACCTGCCCGTGGAGGGCAAGGCCTTCCAGCAGCTCGCCGCGCTCGCCGCGCTGAAGCACCCGGGCGGCGGCAGCGTGAAGCGCGTGCGTGCCACGCCGGACTTCCACCCGGGAGACTCCGGGGTGGCCATCGGCTCGGTGGTGCACACGGAGGGACTGGTGGTACCCGCCGCGGTGGGCACGGACATCAACTGCGGCATGCGCCTACATGTCGCCGACATCCCCGTGGAGGCCTTCCTCGCCCGCCGCGACGCCTTCGTCGAGCGGATGAAGGGCCACTACTTCTTCGGCACGCGGGACGTGGCGCTGGGCTCGCGCGCGGTGGAGGCGCTCCTGCGGGACGGCCTGCCCGGCTGGCTCCTGGAGACGCTGGAGGCCCCGCTGGGTGTGGTGGCGAAGGCGGACCTGGGGCAGCTCGACCGGGAGTCCATGCGGGTGCACCTGGGTGGGGCGCTCGAGGGGGACCCGTCGTGGGCGCCCACGGGGCTGCGCCGGGAGGGCGTGGTGAGGGACCCGGGGCTGGCCACCATCGGTGGGGGCAACCACTTCGTCGAGGTGCAGCGGGTGGAGGCGGTGCTGGACCGGGCGCGGGCGTGGGAGTGGGGTGTGCGCGAGGGACAGCTCGCGTTCATGGTGCACTCGGGCTCGCGGGACATGGGCAAGCACGTGGGGCTCACGTGGCTGGAGCGGGCGCGGGCGGCGTGGCCGGTGGGGGCGCCCTTCCCGGAGAGCGGAATCCTCCCGCTGGCGGACCCGGCGCTGGTGCGCGAGTACCTCCGGGCCGAGGCCACGGCGGCCAACTACGCCTTCCTCAACCGGTTGTTGCTGGCGGAACTGCTGCGGCTCACCCTGCGGGAGCTGTTCGGGGACGTGGAGGCGCCGCTCGTCTACGACGTGCCGCACAACCTCACCCTGCCGTGGGAGGGCGGGTGGCTGGCGCGCAAGGGCGCGTGCCCGGCGGAGGCGGAGCAGCCGGTCATCATCCCCGGCTCCATGGGGGCGGCGTCCTACCTGATGGTGGGGCTGGGGAACTCCGAGGCGCTGGCCTCGGCGTCGCATGGAGCGGGGCGGGCGCGCTCGCGCTTCTCCATGGCGCGGGGAGGGGCGGACCAGAGGGAGGAGGTGCTGGGCCTGAGGGGGGTGGACTGCATCACCCTGCGGGCCGAGCGCCGCATCGAGGAGGCGCCGGCGGCCTACAAGCCCATTGGCCCGGTGGTGGCTTCTCAGGTGGAGGCCGGCATCGTCCGGGAGGTGGCGCGGCTGGCTCCGTTGATGACCTTCAAGGCCTGA